A region from the Pyrinomonadaceae bacterium genome encodes:
- a CDS encoding 3',5'-cyclic-nucleotide phosphodiesterase, which produces MKIQLLPSSFDAAGRSTPAQRLTCFLIDERVTVDAGSLGLALTEPQRRTVRDVIVTHPHMDHIASLPIFVDDLFAELKEPIRIHGTAEVIGLLERDVFNDSVYPRFAELRNQHGPVMTYVPFKTGEPFTVAHLTVLAVNVNHIVPTVGLLVSDGRSSVLFSSDTAETDELWAVANRAPRLDALLIEASFPNSMGELARVSKHLTPETMAQELRKLDHNGIDILAVHVKPAYRAKVIEEIEALGIEKLSVMEAGRVYEW; this is translated from the coding sequence TTGAAGATTCAACTTTTACCCAGCTCTTTTGACGCCGCCGGAAGGTCCACTCCGGCGCAGCGACTCACGTGCTTCCTGATTGACGAGCGGGTGACCGTCGACGCCGGTAGTCTGGGTCTGGCGTTGACTGAACCGCAGCGGCGCACGGTGCGCGATGTGATCGTCACGCACCCGCACATGGATCACATCGCAAGTCTTCCTATTTTTGTGGATGACCTGTTTGCCGAGTTAAAAGAACCCATTCGCATTCACGGGACGGCTGAGGTAATTGGTCTGCTGGAGCGCGATGTCTTCAACGACAGTGTCTATCCGCGCTTTGCGGAGCTGCGGAATCAGCACGGGCCCGTGATGACGTACGTGCCGTTCAAAACCGGCGAGCCCTTTACCGTCGCACATCTCACGGTCCTTGCCGTGAACGTCAATCATATCGTTCCGACCGTGGGTCTACTGGTTTCTGATGGCCGATCGTCGGTCTTGTTTAGTTCAGACACCGCGGAAACAGACGAGCTGTGGGCAGTAGCCAACCGTGCACCCCGCCTGGATGCGCTACTGATCGAAGCATCGTTTCCCAACTCAATGGGCGAACTGGCGAGAGTCTCGAAGCACCTGACGCCGGAGACCATGGCCCAGGAATTACGCAAACTGGATCACAACGGAATCGATATTCTGGCAGTGCATGTGAAGCCGGCCTATCGCGCGAAGGTAATTGAAGAAATCGAAGCGTTGGGGATCGAAAAGTTAAGCGTGATGGAAGCGGGAAGAGTTTACGAGTGGTGA
- a CDS encoding DinB family protein, whose protein sequence is MNEVGRAFISEARSLLLTDYLPKLERCAAALSDEQIWWRANLQSNSIGNLLLHLNGNVRQWIVVGLGGSPDQRDRDAEFAQREIIPRDELIQRLRQTLNEVDATLAAFDANRLLERFTIQKSDVSALAAIFHVVEHFSMHTGQIIMMTKMFAAIDLEFYDFKDGAPIHAWKSASSSRE, encoded by the coding sequence ATGAATGAAGTGGGCCGGGCGTTCATCTCTGAAGCGCGATCGCTTCTGCTAACGGATTACCTGCCCAAGCTCGAACGATGCGCCGCCGCGTTAAGCGACGAGCAAATCTGGTGGCGCGCTAACCTTCAGTCAAACAGTATTGGGAATTTGTTGCTGCATTTGAACGGCAACGTGCGGCAGTGGATAGTCGTCGGCTTGGGAGGCTCGCCTGACCAGCGCGACCGCGACGCGGAGTTTGCGCAGCGTGAAATTATTCCGCGCGACGAACTTATCCAGCGTTTGCGGCAGACTCTGAACGAAGTTGACGCGACGTTGGCGGCGTTTGACGCCAACCGGCTGCTGGAGCGCTTTACCATTCAGAAGTCCGACGTGTCGGCATTGGCGGCAATCTTCCATGTGGTCGAACATTTTTCGATGCACACGGGCCAAATTATTATGATGACGAAAATGTTTGCGGCCATCGATCTCGAATTCTATGACTTCAAAGACGGCGCGCCGATTCATGCGTGGAAGTCGGCCTCATCATCCCGCGAATGA
- a CDS encoding CDP-alcohol phosphatidyltransferase family protein — translation MPGDAAVTVVNETHGPDWSVRVYGKQKFAGAGKSNSGLLVPLERRLARVVLPRIPSWIETYHLTLLTPLWSLGIVGFCYLAKFDLRWLWMVNLMIVLHYFTDHFDGKLGKYRDTGLCKWGFYMDHLFDYGFLCSILLGYTLLIPERAFFNMLLVLCVFSAFMFHTYLMLATTEEFKVSFSRFGPTEMRIGLIIINALLVKFGTRPLKGALPYVAIGGVIVLGILAYRAQKKLWRADMAAKQESAQA, via the coding sequence ATGCCAGGTGATGCAGCAGTAACAGTAGTCAACGAGACTCACGGGCCGGATTGGTCGGTACGGGTTTACGGCAAACAGAAGTTTGCCGGCGCCGGAAAGTCGAATTCGGGATTGCTGGTGCCCCTTGAGCGCCGGCTGGCCCGCGTCGTCCTGCCGCGCATACCCAGCTGGATCGAGACCTATCACCTGACCCTGCTGACCCCCTTGTGGTCTCTGGGCATTGTCGGATTCTGTTATCTCGCGAAGTTTGACCTGCGGTGGCTTTGGATGGTGAACCTGATGATCGTGCTTCATTACTTCACCGATCATTTTGACGGGAAGCTCGGCAAATATCGCGACACGGGTTTGTGCAAGTGGGGCTTCTACATGGATCACTTGTTCGACTACGGCTTCCTCTGTTCGATTCTGCTCGGGTACACGTTGCTAATCCCGGAGCGGGCCTTCTTTAACATGCTTTTGGTGCTGTGCGTCTTCAGCGCTTTCATGTTTCACACCTACCTGATGTTGGCGACGACCGAGGAATTCAAAGTCAGCTTCTCGCGTTTCGGGCCGACGGAGATGCGCATCGGTCTTATCATCATTAATGCTTTGCTGGTTAAGTTTGGGACAAGACCGCTTAAAGGCGCCTTGCCGTACGTCGCCATTGGCGGCGTGATTGTGCTCGGCATTTTGGCTTATCGGGCGCAGAAAAAGCTTTGGCGGGCGGACATGGCCGCCAAGCAGGAATCAGCTCAAGCTTAA
- a CDS encoding DUF971 domain-containing protein, with translation MIDAAQKRQTIEPTEISQESNSRLRITWADGRVCEYDAPMLRRACPCAQCVDEWTGQRTLRPQAVSDEIEIGDLSIVGRYALNFRWSDGHETGIYSFQYLRDLCER, from the coding sequence ATGATCGACGCCGCACAAAAACGCCAAACGATCGAACCGACAGAGATTTCGCAAGAGAGCAACTCGCGCTTGCGCATAACCTGGGCCGACGGTCGGGTTTGCGAGTACGACGCTCCGATGCTTCGGCGGGCGTGTCCCTGCGCGCAGTGCGTTGACGAATGGACGGGACAACGCACGCTCCGGCCTCAGGCTGTCTCTGACGAAATCGAAATCGGGGATTTGAGCATCGTCGGCCGGTACGCTTTGAACTTTCGCTGGAGCGACGGTCACGAGACAGGCATTTACAGTTTTCAATATTTGAGAGACCTTTGCGAGCGGTAG
- the ytxJ gene encoding bacillithiol system redox-active protein YtxJ, which produces MTENGFMELNDVQRLDELLGQSAEQPIILFKHSDTCGISARAFREMTKLEKPVALVTVQKARALSNEIEARFALPHETPQVLVVRDGQLAWSASHFRITADAVTRAVEEAAQ; this is translated from the coding sequence ATGACTGAAAACGGATTCATGGAGTTGAACGATGTCCAGCGGCTGGATGAGCTTTTAGGCCAGTCTGCTGAACAGCCGATCATACTCTTCAAGCACAGCGACACTTGTGGCATAAGCGCGCGCGCCTTTCGCGAGATGACAAAGCTGGAGAAGCCCGTCGCCCTCGTCACGGTGCAGAAGGCTCGCGCCCTTTCGAACGAGATAGAGGCGCGATTTGCTCTACCGCACGAAACGCCGCAGGTGCTGGTTGTGCGCGACGGCCAGTTGGCGTGGTCGGCTTCGCATTTTCGCATCACCGCCGACGCCGTGACCCGTGCAGTCGAAGAAGCTGCTCAGTGA